A DNA window from Candidatus Sulfidibacterium hydrothermale contains the following coding sequences:
- a CDS encoding HlyD family secretion protein produces MKITRKLTWFVLAGIALTFLSSCSNQNDLADGYGNFDAHAEVIVSSQTMGELQRFNVEEGTHLKAGEVVGLVDTTQLHLKKMVLETQKKAVASKLENINASIAVQQQKLKINETNQRRIQNLFRHNAATQKQLDDINGLVELNKKEIKATQTQKKNIYTQLKSIDAQIAEINESIQQSLITNPVDGTVLVKYAQKGELAVPGKALYKIANLKTLELRAYISGSQLSHIKIGQKVHVYYDKNKKDNYETEGTVMWISSQAEFTPKTIQTKQERVNLVYAVKIKVSNANGALKIGMPGEFRVTPPKK; encoded by the coding sequence ATGAAAATTACAAGAAAATTGACATGGTTTGTTCTGGCAGGAATCGCACTTACTTTTCTCTCTTCCTGCTCTAACCAAAACGACCTGGCCGATGGTTACGGTAATTTTGATGCCCATGCAGAAGTTATTGTTTCGTCGCAAACCATGGGCGAATTGCAACGGTTCAATGTAGAAGAAGGTACCCATTTGAAAGCCGGAGAAGTTGTTGGCTTGGTAGATACCACCCAGCTTCACCTGAAAAAAATGGTACTCGAAACCCAAAAGAAAGCAGTAGCATCCAAACTGGAAAACATCAATGCTTCTATTGCCGTTCAACAACAAAAACTCAAAATTAACGAAACCAATCAACGGCGTATCCAAAACCTGTTCCGCCACAATGCGGCTACACAAAAACAACTGGATGATATCAATGGGCTGGTGGAACTGAACAAAAAAGAAATCAAAGCCACCCAAACCCAAAAGAAAAACATCTATACCCAGTTAAAAAGTATTGATGCGCAGATAGCTGAAATAAACGAAAGCATCCAGCAAAGCCTGATCACCAACCCGGTTGACGGAACCGTTTTGGTAAAATATGCTCAAAAAGGAGAACTGGCCGTTCCCGGAAAAGCACTTTACAAGATTGCCAATTTAAAAACCCTTGAACTCAGGGCTTATATCAGCGGCAGTCAGCTAAGCCATATTAAAATCGGACAAAAAGTCCACGTGTACTACGACAAAAACAAAAAAGACAACTACGAAACCGAAGGAACGGTTATGTGGATTTCATCGCAAGCCGAATTTACCCCCAAAACTATTCAAACCAAACAAGAAAGGGTAAATCTGGTATATGCCGTAAAAATCAAAGTTTCCAATGCCAACGGAGCACTAAAAATCGGGATGCCCGGAGAGTTTAGGGTAACACCACCCAAAAAGTAA
- a CDS encoding DUF2147 domain-containing protein: protein MRVTSFAILLLGLLMTPFVSVRAQDEVKPDDVVGVWLTQYKDSKVEIYKDGNKYFGKIVWLKYPIDSITGKPKVDDKNEDPNLRNRPIMGMLLLKNFVFDDDEWEDGTIYDPKKGKTYSCYMEFPDENNKDRLKIRGYIGVSLLGRTVYWTRVKEE from the coding sequence ATGAGAGTAACAAGTTTTGCAATTTTGCTGCTGGGTTTATTGATGACCCCTTTTGTAAGTGTTCGGGCACAAGACGAGGTAAAACCCGATGATGTAGTTGGTGTATGGCTTACGCAGTACAAAGATTCGAAAGTAGAAATTTACAAAGACGGAAATAAATATTTTGGTAAAATTGTATGGCTTAAATACCCTATTGACAGTATTACCGGAAAACCGAAAGTAGACGATAAAAACGAAGATCCTAATCTGCGTAACCGGCCGATTATGGGTATGCTGCTGCTGAAAAATTTCGTCTTCGACGACGACGAGTGGGAAGACGGAACGATCTATGATCCTAAAAAAGGGAAAACCTATAGTTGTTATATGGAATTCCCTGATGAGAACAACAAAGACCGATTGAAAATTCGTGGTTATATCGGTGTAAGTCTGTTAGGACGAACTGTTTACTGGACACGGGTAAAAGAAGAATAA
- a CDS encoding TetR/AcrR family transcriptional regulator has protein sequence MEKTAIKLNTEEQILDAARKVFIKKGLSGARMQEIADEAQINKALLHYYFRSKEKLFGQIFDKALNDVFDVINRCIYEDGDIFVFIETFVKQYLTLIKKNPFIPNFIFNEITTHPERMKHLSMQFKINVPAFRIMVERNIKQKKIMPVTPEHFMIDLLGLCVFPYVSRPLIEEIFFKEQQDKIENFLEGRKQHITFFMKKALQA, from the coding sequence ATGGAAAAAACAGCAATAAAGTTAAATACAGAAGAGCAGATCCTGGACGCTGCCCGAAAAGTCTTTATTAAAAAAGGACTATCCGGTGCACGTATGCAGGAAATTGCCGACGAAGCCCAGATCAACAAGGCGCTTCTGCATTACTATTTCCGAAGCAAAGAGAAATTGTTCGGACAAATCTTTGACAAAGCACTAAATGACGTATTTGACGTAATCAATCGCTGCATTTACGAAGATGGCGACATCTTTGTTTTTATCGAGACTTTTGTAAAGCAATATCTTACACTGATCAAAAAAAATCCTTTTATCCCCAACTTTATTTTTAATGAAATCACCACCCATCCTGAACGCATGAAACATCTCAGCATGCAGTTTAAGATCAATGTTCCTGCATTCAGAATCATGGTGGAAAGAAATATCAAACAAAAAAAGATCATGCCGGTTACGCCGGAACATTTTATGATCGATCTGTTGGGGCTATGTGTTTTTCCGTATGTAAGCCGGCCGTTAATCGAAGAAATCTTTTTTAAAGAGCAACAAGATAAAATTGAAAATTTTTTAGAAGGACGTAAACAACATATTACTTTTTTTATGAAAAAAGCATTGCAGGCATAA
- a CDS encoding TolC family protein: MKKFTLYILIVLLYPVVLNAQNSTTPEKVSLQYCIQQAIKNFPVQKQLQLNQSKYKLEQENTKKNYLPTLDLNGMASYQSDVTKVPLPPTLGFSIPEISKDWYKVNLDLEQFIWDGGMTKNQKVLQTADYKIADQQVKVKTFTLKKQVDILYFNILFSQTSLDALHVLIKDLDARIKDAETAMQNGTLLPADVDALKVNKKLAQQQIIEKSEEQKGLIGSLNQLTGLNIQSAKQLIVPKANITSYTFVNNRPEYKLLELQKNKISALEKMSTVKRMPKIKLFGQAGYGRPGYDMLDDDFKTYYKVGVSLHWNIFDWNRVKNEKQILTIQSDIIKTEQENFNQSLRAELKKQLASIQKVEKLIQTDKDILQLQKNVVAAANNKLKNGTITATTYLIELNKEIKAQLTMEAHKIQLEFAKYQYLTTLGNL; this comes from the coding sequence ATGAAAAAATTCACATTGTATATCCTTATTGTTTTGCTTTATCCGGTAGTGTTGAATGCACAAAATTCCACTACGCCGGAAAAAGTATCGTTGCAATATTGTATTCAACAGGCCATAAAGAACTTCCCTGTACAGAAACAATTGCAACTTAACCAAAGCAAATACAAACTGGAGCAGGAAAACACCAAAAAGAATTACCTGCCCACACTTGATTTAAACGGAATGGCATCATACCAGTCGGATGTAACCAAGGTTCCGTTACCGCCGACACTCGGATTTTCCATTCCCGAAATCAGTAAAGACTGGTATAAAGTTAATCTCGACCTGGAACAGTTTATCTGGGATGGCGGCATGACAAAAAACCAAAAGGTATTGCAAACTGCCGACTACAAGATTGCTGATCAGCAGGTCAAGGTAAAAACTTTCACCCTGAAAAAGCAGGTAGACATTCTATATTTCAATATTTTGTTTTCGCAAACCAGTCTGGACGCTTTGCACGTACTCATCAAAGATCTGGATGCCCGGATTAAAGATGCCGAAACAGCTATGCAAAACGGAACCCTGTTGCCGGCCGATGTGGACGCACTGAAAGTGAACAAAAAACTGGCACAACAACAAATTATTGAAAAAAGCGAAGAACAAAAAGGGCTGATTGGCTCACTAAATCAGCTCACCGGACTAAATATCCAGTCGGCCAAGCAGTTAATCGTTCCAAAAGCAAATATCACGTCCTATACTTTTGTGAACAACCGTCCGGAATACAAACTGCTGGAACTGCAGAAAAACAAAATTTCGGCTTTGGAAAAAATGTCCACCGTAAAACGGATGCCCAAAATCAAACTGTTCGGACAAGCCGGATACGGACGCCCTGGATATGACATGTTAGATGATGATTTTAAAACATATTACAAAGTCGGGGTTTCCTTACACTGGAATATCTTTGACTGGAACCGGGTGAAAAACGAAAAACAAATTCTCACCATCCAGTCAGACATCATCAAAACCGAACAGGAAAACTTCAACCAAAGTCTGCGTGCCGAGCTGAAAAAACAGCTGGCCAGCATTCAAAAGGTGGAAAAACTTATTCAAACCGACAAAGACATTTTGCAATTGCAAAAGAATGTGGTGGCAGCAGCAAACAACAAGTTAAAAAATGGTACCATCACAGCCACCACTTATCTGATTGAATTAAACAAAGAGATCAAGGCCCAACTTACCATGGAGGCCCATAAAATACAATTAGAATTTGCCAAGTATCAATACTTAACCACACTTGGAAATTTATAA
- a CDS encoding alpha-2-macroglobulin family protein, with protein MKKQRIVLAGLALLMLLASWQSAPQKEHYDKLWKKVNQYTAKDMPRSALKTVQLIYQQAKTDGKTDEVIKSLLYRIRLQSMFQENYRLQSIRLFQQELKTAGPVEKQLLSSLLAQLYQNYFDENRYKILDQQTKALPSDTAFQTWDAQQWNQNIAALYLASVQNREKLTRIPLKKFSVLLKDTDSLSYTFWPTLYDLLAYRAIHYFSSGDADYLFPEKATPADTLWLAPVSSFLNIRFASEAPSNQTKILTLFQHLLALHQTRQDTAALVDVDLRRLHYVMQQLPADRQTLQAYRHSLEKLQQKYSSHPVSVRIASELAQVYVELDNNTRSTKINYLKKADSLCRTVLKQFPKALFAPRCQNQITALHQADFSFQMQQALLPNKPFLIKITEKNISRLYWKMVRIPFENQKDLFSPASRKELKKYVALNPVKAGTQALPFPNDLHSHSAQTALPALPAGSYVLFLTNDSAFSKKSTIIYQHFQVTRMALLSHADKTARTFGIFVLDRNTGFPISGTQVKAFARYFDYQQRKQQIVSLGKFTADENGFLEVPVKKNSHFNGYIFQAVKGKDTTVINTFASFYGNLYEQKPFEKTYIFTDRAVYRPGQTVYFKAILTRQKGNDIHVVAGKKITIRLMSPQFKKLDHLTLVTDSSGSVSGSFILPDEALNGRFLLMTSNGSKGFLMENYKRPTFYIAFDTLKKAFALNQEITLKGKVGYYFGGKADSLPVKYTVTREIYYPLWDFGIPRESIKTPIQSGKIYTDTNGHFLVTFRALADPSVPANRFPVYRFVLRTEVTDASGETHVATRDIRLSKRAVLLLVNIPQSIIRENMNGIEMDARNLSGNPVPAKLHVRLYRLTPPHRYILPPLWSPADTTLLTKDQFLKLFPHSTFGQENNKSKWPKTLITAMDIQINGKTLVLPGVISHLKPGEYKVTAQVTGEPSTPVTKFFTVFSLRSKKLPIKAVFMHLFSAETAHPGDIVECITGTASGKMHLLYEVLNGKQVVQRQWLSLGKKPVKINIPVEKAYRGNFFVRLTAIRHNYFFSQTQTIHVPFIDKKLQLSIETSRNYLKPGGKEQWTLKVDQLSGLPQPAFVLAGMYDASLDIYASNSWKFFPYFQKNPGTGWRSYRFYTSRSRILSVKNTKYLPEIRITRPRINWFGYPISGFYTRRGPLFYATAPVALSKAAPVTEQALTEKEAPPAKNTRSDTQNLPQEHSDKQPVLRTNFRETAFFYPDLRTDKNGNVTFHFTLPDVLTRWKFMALAYTKDMKIGTITREFEARKPLSVLPHLPRFIRQGDQLLFTARVSNLSDKNRSVSVNISFFDASTGKKINLFLTRQTTERHLTLQAGKNGTVSWMIRIPENLHFLEYHIQAVSGKDADGEQRMIPVLSNRQLITESLPLFVPGNQQKQFTFTHLVQDTSASLQNFRYTLTFTSHPAWYAIQALPALEDQKTESVENIFYRFYAQTLAAKLLQTYPRIRQVFQQWKQKSPEAFLSELEKDQSLKNVVLQASPWLLEAQNETEQKRRIALFFDLNQMQHKQQSALNRLQAAQLPSGGWSWFPGMPADCSVTENILSGLADLIRMKAIDIDQHPEIKMLMNKGIGYLDREMQKEYEQIKKQNPKTLHKNHLTDSRIRYCYLRTEWLTEKPVGNKNQSAFHYFCGQIKQYWPQLNNNQQALAAMVLNRLGWRYEAEAVIRALNEKSLLNAQHGMYWRNDSPYTNNSISTEVNILKAFMEVMHDTRAVEKMKTWLVLQKQATCWPGTKATADAVYALLMNGTPLLSETQPVKVTMGNGEQLPEAGQNKQAGTGYFTRIWNGKEITPSLAKITVQNPNRGMVYGAAYWQYFENLNKIEKHSGQVSIEKTLFKEVKTTDGRTWKALSPEENLQLGDRIMVRLLIHSNRSVDFVDVQDMRAAALEPETLLSSYKSQGGLYYYEDIKDATTHFYIRHLPKGTFVLEYPLLVTQKGTFSDGVARIQSLYLPSFAAHSSGHKIIVR; from the coding sequence ATGAAAAAACAACGGATTGTTTTGGCCGGCCTTGCCCTGCTGATGCTGCTTGCTTCGTGGCAATCAGCCCCGCAAAAAGAACATTATGATAAACTTTGGAAGAAAGTAAATCAATATACTGCCAAAGATATGCCGCGTTCGGCACTTAAAACGGTACAGTTGATTTACCAACAAGCCAAAACCGACGGCAAAACTGATGAAGTGATCAAAAGCTTATTATACCGTATCCGGTTACAAAGTATGTTTCAGGAAAATTACCGGTTACAAAGCATCCGTTTGTTTCAACAGGAACTGAAAACCGCCGGCCCCGTAGAAAAGCAATTGTTAAGCTCGCTTCTTGCACAGCTTTATCAAAATTACTTTGATGAAAACCGGTATAAAATACTGGACCAGCAAACCAAAGCGCTGCCATCAGACACGGCTTTTCAGACCTGGGATGCCCAACAATGGAACCAAAACATCGCTGCTTTATATTTGGCTTCCGTACAAAACCGGGAAAAACTAACCCGGATCCCGTTAAAAAAGTTTTCGGTTCTACTAAAAGATACCGACAGCCTTAGCTACACGTTTTGGCCCACGCTATATGATCTTCTGGCCTACCGGGCCATTCATTACTTCTCTTCAGGAGACGCAGATTATCTTTTTCCGGAAAAAGCAACGCCGGCCGACACTTTGTGGCTGGCCCCGGTTTCCTCCTTTTTAAACATCCGCTTTGCGTCTGAAGCCCCATCAAACCAGACAAAAATTCTGACTTTATTTCAACATCTTCTTGCGTTACATCAAACCCGTCAGGATACCGCAGCCCTGGTAGATGTTGATCTCCGGCGATTACATTACGTCATGCAACAACTCCCCGCCGACCGGCAAACGCTGCAGGCTTACCGCCACTCGTTGGAAAAATTACAACAAAAATACAGCAGTCACCCGGTTTCTGTGCGTATTGCATCCGAGCTGGCTCAGGTTTATGTCGAATTAGACAATAATACCCGATCAACAAAAATCAACTATCTGAAAAAAGCAGACAGCCTTTGTCGCACGGTTTTAAAACAGTTTCCAAAAGCACTTTTTGCTCCCCGGTGCCAAAACCAAATAACCGCACTCCATCAGGCTGACTTTTCTTTCCAGATGCAACAGGCTCTGCTCCCCAACAAACCCTTTCTCATCAAAATCACCGAAAAAAATATTTCCCGGTTATACTGGAAAATGGTCCGCATTCCTTTTGAAAATCAAAAGGACCTTTTTTCACCGGCATCCCGAAAAGAACTCAAAAAATACGTTGCTTTGAATCCCGTAAAGGCGGGAACACAGGCGCTTCCTTTCCCCAACGACCTGCATTCTCATTCAGCCCAAACGGCTTTACCGGCTTTACCGGCCGGTTCGTATGTTTTATTTCTGACCAACGATTCCGCCTTTTCAAAAAAAAGCACCATCATTTACCAACATTTTCAGGTAACACGAATGGCTTTGCTCTCCCATGCGGATAAAACCGCCCGGACATTCGGTATTTTTGTTTTAGACCGGAACACCGGATTTCCGATCTCCGGCACACAGGTAAAAGCTTTTGCCCGCTATTTCGATTATCAGCAACGAAAACAACAAATTGTTTCGTTAGGAAAATTCACGGCTGACGAAAATGGTTTTTTGGAAGTTCCTGTTAAAAAGAACTCCCACTTTAACGGGTATATTTTTCAGGCAGTAAAGGGAAAAGACACTACGGTAATCAACACTTTTGCATCCTTTTACGGCAATCTCTACGAACAAAAACCTTTTGAAAAAACCTATATTTTCACAGACAGGGCCGTATATCGCCCGGGACAAACCGTCTATTTCAAAGCCATCTTAACCCGGCAAAAAGGAAACGACATTCATGTGGTAGCAGGAAAAAAGATTACCATACGCCTTATGAGCCCGCAGTTCAAAAAACTGGATCATCTTACGCTTGTCACGGACAGCAGCGGTTCGGTTTCCGGATCATTTATTTTGCCGGATGAAGCACTTAACGGCCGGTTTCTCTTAATGACTTCAAACGGATCAAAAGGCTTCTTAATGGAAAATTATAAGCGTCCCACTTTTTATATTGCCTTTGACACCCTGAAAAAAGCGTTTGCCTTGAATCAGGAAATAACCCTAAAAGGAAAAGTGGGCTACTATTTTGGCGGCAAAGCCGACAGCCTGCCGGTAAAATATACGGTAACGCGTGAAATTTACTATCCCCTTTGGGATTTCGGAATTCCACGCGAATCCATCAAAACCCCGATCCAATCCGGGAAAATATATACCGATACAAATGGTCATTTTCTTGTTACTTTTCGTGCTTTGGCCGACCCGTCTGTACCGGCAAACCGTTTTCCGGTTTACCGGTTTGTATTACGAACAGAGGTAACGGATGCCAGTGGAGAAACCCATGTAGCTACCCGCGACATCCGTTTATCGAAACGTGCCGTTTTGTTGTTGGTAAACATTCCGCAAAGCATTATCAGAGAAAACATGAACGGAATAGAAATGGATGCCCGGAACCTTTCCGGGAACCCGGTTCCGGCAAAACTCCACGTCCGGTTATACCGGCTTACGCCTCCACACCGGTATATTTTACCCCCACTCTGGAGTCCGGCTGATACCACTTTGTTAACAAAAGATCAATTCTTAAAGTTATTTCCGCATTCCACTTTCGGACAGGAAAACAACAAAAGCAAATGGCCCAAAACATTGATCACGGCCATGGACATTCAAATCAACGGAAAAACACTGGTTTTACCCGGCGTTATAAGCCACTTAAAACCCGGAGAATATAAAGTAACAGCCCAAGTGACCGGCGAACCGTCAACACCGGTTACAAAATTCTTTACGGTTTTTTCGCTCCGGTCAAAAAAACTACCGATCAAAGCCGTTTTCATGCATCTGTTTTCTGCCGAAACCGCACATCCCGGCGATATCGTAGAATGTATTACCGGAACCGCTTCTGGTAAAATGCACCTTTTGTATGAAGTACTTAACGGGAAACAAGTTGTTCAACGTCAATGGCTTTCATTAGGCAAAAAACCGGTGAAAATAAATATCCCGGTAGAAAAGGCGTACAGAGGAAACTTTTTTGTACGGCTTACCGCCATCCGGCATAACTATTTCTTTTCACAGACACAAACAATCCATGTGCCTTTTATCGATAAGAAGCTTCAATTATCGATAGAAACCTCTCGTAATTATTTAAAACCGGGAGGAAAAGAACAGTGGACATTAAAGGTAGATCAGTTGTCGGGATTACCGCAGCCGGCTTTTGTACTGGCCGGCATGTACGATGCTTCGCTGGACATTTATGCGTCCAATTCATGGAAGTTTTTCCCTTATTTCCAGAAAAACCCGGGGACCGGCTGGCGTTCGTACCGGTTCTACACTTCCCGGTCCAGGATATTATCCGTGAAAAACACAAAATATTTACCCGAGATCCGCATAACCCGGCCCCGCATTAATTGGTTCGGTTATCCCATTTCGGGTTTTTATACCCGTCGCGGACCACTTTTTTATGCAACCGCTCCGGTAGCTCTTTCCAAAGCAGCGCCAGTAACCGAACAGGCATTAACAGAAAAAGAAGCCCCGCCGGCGAAAAACACGCGATCCGATACACAAAATTTACCTCAGGAACATTCGGACAAGCAGCCGGTGTTACGGACCAATTTCCGGGAAACTGCTTTCTTTTATCCTGATTTAAGGACGGATAAAAATGGAAATGTCACTTTCCATTTTACACTTCCCGATGTATTAACCCGTTGGAAATTTATGGCTTTGGCTTACACCAAAGACATGAAAATCGGCACCATAACCCGGGAGTTTGAAGCCCGGAAACCGCTTTCGGTTCTTCCTCATCTTCCCCGGTTTATACGGCAGGGCGACCAATTGCTTTTTACGGCACGGGTTTCCAACTTATCAGACAAAAACCGTTCTGTATCAGTAAATATCAGCTTCTTTGATGCTTCTACCGGAAAGAAAATCAACCTTTTCCTTACCCGGCAAACCACAGAACGTCACCTTACCCTCCAGGCCGGAAAAAACGGAACCGTTTCCTGGATGATCCGGATTCCGGAAAATCTTCATTTTCTGGAATATCACATCCAAGCTGTTTCGGGCAAAGATGCTGACGGAGAACAACGCATGATTCCGGTACTGTCGAACCGGCAACTGATTACCGAAAGCCTGCCGCTGTTTGTTCCCGGAAATCAACAAAAGCAATTTACTTTTACTCATCTGGTTCAGGATACTTCGGCTTCGTTACAAAACTTCCGTTACACCCTTACTTTCACATCTCATCCGGCCTGGTATGCCATCCAGGCTCTTCCCGCACTGGAAGATCAGAAAACAGAAAGTGTCGAAAATATTTTTTACCGTTTTTACGCGCAAACCCTGGCTGCCAAGCTATTACAAACCTATCCGCGCATCCGGCAGGTTTTTCAGCAATGGAAACAAAAAAGCCCGGAAGCTTTCCTGTCAGAACTGGAAAAAGACCAATCCCTTAAAAATGTGGTTTTACAAGCCTCGCCATGGCTTTTGGAGGCCCAAAATGAAACCGAACAGAAACGGCGAATTGCGCTCTTTTTCGATCTGAACCAAATGCAGCACAAACAACAATCGGCTTTAAACCGGTTACAGGCTGCACAACTGCCTTCCGGGGGCTGGTCGTGGTTTCCGGGGATGCCGGCTGACTGCTCTGTCACAGAAAACATCCTTTCCGGACTGGCCGATTTAATCCGGATGAAAGCCATCGACATAGACCAGCATCCGGAAATAAAAATGTTGATGAACAAAGGCATCGGTTATCTCGATCGTGAGATGCAAAAAGAATATGAACAAATCAAAAAACAAAATCCGAAAACCCTCCATAAAAATCATCTGACCGACAGCCGGATTCGTTATTGTTACCTCCGCACGGAATGGCTAACGGAAAAGCCGGTGGGAAATAAAAATCAAAGTGCTTTTCACTATTTCTGCGGGCAGATAAAACAATACTGGCCCCAGCTGAACAACAATCAGCAGGCTTTAGCGGCCATGGTACTCAACCGGCTGGGCTGGCGCTATGAAGCCGAAGCCGTTATCCGCGCCTTAAATGAAAAGTCGCTTTTAAACGCCCAACACGGAATGTACTGGCGTAACGACTCTCCTTACACGAATAACTCGATTTCCACCGAAGTCAATATTTTAAAAGCTTTTATGGAAGTGATGCACGACACTCGCGCTGTGGAAAAAATGAAAACCTGGCTGGTTCTGCAAAAGCAGGCAACCTGCTGGCCGGGAACAAAAGCAACTGCTGATGCCGTTTACGCTTTACTGATGAACGGAACACCGCTGCTTTCAGAAACCCAACCGGTAAAAGTTACAATGGGCAACGGCGAACAACTTCCCGAAGCCGGCCAAAACAAACAAGCCGGAACCGGATATTTTACCCGGATCTGGAACGGAAAAGAAATCACTCCTTCTTTGGCAAAAATTACGGTTCAGAATCCAAACCGGGGAATGGTTTATGGCGCTGCCTATTGGCAATATTTTGAAAACCTGAACAAAATAGAAAAACATTCCGGCCAGGTTTCTATTGAAAAAACACTTTTTAAGGAGGTGAAAACAACCGACGGCCGGACATGGAAAGCACTGTCTCCGGAGGAAAACCTTCAGTTGGGCGACCGGATAATGGTTCGCTTGCTGATACATTCTAACCGCTCTGTGGATTTTGTGGACGTTCAGGACATGCGCGCTGCAGCTTTAGAACCCGAAACCCTGCTTTCATCATACAAAAGTCAGGGCGGATTATACTATTACGAAGATATTAAAGATGCAACAACTCATTTTTACATCCGGCACCTTCCCAAAGGAACTTTTGTGTTGGAATATCCTTTACTCGTAACCCAAAAAGGAACCTTCTCCGATGGGGTTGCCCGCATCCAAAGTTTGTATCTTCCTTCGTTTGCTGCTCATTCTTCCGGACACAAAATAATTGTCCGGTAA
- a CDS encoding ornithine carbamoyltransferase, which produces MAFNLRNRNFLKLLDFSPKEMKFLLDLAADLKKAKYAGTEQQKLKGKNIALIFEKASTRTRCAFETAAYDQGANVTYLGPTGSQMGKKETMKDTARVLGRMYDGIEYRGFGQEIVEELGKYAGVPVWNGLTNEFHPTQVMADFLTMMEHSDKPLHQVAFAFCGDARNNMGNSLMVGAAKMGMDFRAVAPKAFWPDDDLVKTCREIAKETGATITLTENVDEGVKGVDFLYTDVWVSMGEPDEAWAERIKLMMPYQVNASMIEKTGNPKVKFLHCLPSFHNTDTVIGKEIYEKFGVEAMEVTDDVFESEHSVVFDEAENRLHTIKAIMVATLGA; this is translated from the coding sequence ATGGCTTTCAATTTGAGAAACCGGAATTTTCTGAAACTTCTGGATTTTTCTCCCAAGGAGATGAAATTTTTGCTGGATCTGGCCGCTGATTTAAAAAAGGCTAAATATGCCGGCACCGAACAACAAAAACTGAAAGGGAAAAACATTGCCTTGATCTTTGAAAAAGCTTCTACCCGTACCCGTTGTGCTTTTGAAACCGCCGCTTACGATCAGGGAGCTAATGTGACCTATTTGGGACCTACCGGTTCGCAAATGGGGAAAAAAGAAACCATGAAAGATACGGCCCGCGTTCTTGGCCGGATGTACGACGGAATAGAATATCGTGGTTTCGGACAGGAAATTGTGGAAGAGTTGGGAAAATATGCCGGCGTACCGGTTTGGAACGGGCTTACCAATGAGTTTCATCCTACCCAGGTGATGGCCGATTTTCTGACCATGATGGAACATTCGGACAAACCGTTGCATCAGGTAGCTTTTGCTTTTTGTGGCGATGCCCGCAACAATATGGGTAATTCGCTGATGGTGGGTGCTGCAAAAATGGGAATGGATTTTCGTGCGGTAGCTCCCAAAGCCTTCTGGCCTGATGACGATTTGGTGAAAACCTGTCGGGAAATTGCCAAAGAAACCGGAGCCACTATTACGCTGACCGAAAATGTGGACGAAGGCGTAAAAGGGGTTGACTTCCTGTATACCGATGTTTGGGTTTCCATGGGAGAGCCGGACGAAGCCTGGGCTGAACGGATTAAACTGATGATGCCTTATCAGGTAAATGCTTCTATGATCGAAAAAACAGGAAATCCTAAAGTGAAGTTTTTACATTGTTTGCCGTCATTCCATAATACCGATACGGTTATAGGAAAAGAAATTTATGAAAAATTTGGCGTTGAAGCCATGGAAGTAACCGATGATGTTTTTGAATCGGAACATTCGGTGGTTTTTGATGAAGCTGAAAACCGGCTGCACACTATCAAAGCCATTATGGTGGCTACGTTGGGTGCCTGA